The stretch of DNA AGTGTGCTGGATGTGTCTGGCTTTTTAGGGCAGCCAGCGCAGTTTGTGGCGAGCTTAAGTCAGGTAACGGGTTTGGCATCGACAGAGCCTGTGCTTGCGCTGTGTACGCCAGATGGTTGTTCAATTTAATTGCTAAACGCGAGATAGCCAGTCAAAAACCCTAGTCAAGGACTAGGGTTTTTATATGTATACGGCTGGAGGCTTTGATGTATTTTGTCTTTATGGTTATACCCTACGTGGTATTGCTTGAGTCAAGTAGGTTGTCATTTATTTGACATGGTGGAGGACTAAGATCGCCGCACAACAACAGGGGTGATGTATGCGTCTTCAATCAATTGTGAGTGTCTGCACGACACTGAGTTTATTTATAGCCGTCAATGGCTATGCGGCGGAAAAAGATCCAGTCGTGGCGACATTTGCAACGGTTGGGGATTCGCGTGAAGAGCCGTCGGATAAGCTCAACGCGCAGGATAAAATCTGGCTGCAAAATACCAAAGCATGGTCACGTATCATGCGCGAAATCCAAACCCAAAAGCCGCATGCGCTGTTTTTTAATGGCGATATGATCATGGGTTACACCACGGATAAAAATGCGCTGAACCGCCAATACGCATATTGGCGCGGGATGGTGACCACATTGCAAGAAAATGGTACCTACGTGCTGCCAGTGCCGGGCAACCATGAAGTGCAAGAAAAATTCAAAGATAACGGCAAAACTAAAAAGATCGCGCGCCAAAGCAATGAAGACAGTTGGCGTGAAAATATGGGCGATTTAATCGTTGATGCAGGCCGCTGGAAAGCGACGGTAGGCAGTGATTTACAAGCATTTGATGTGAAAAACGTGCCGCAAATTGGTAGCGCAGACAATATCAGCACCGATCAAAGCCAGTTATCGTATTCCTTTGATTTTGCAGGCCAGCACTTTGCCGTGATTAATACTGACCCAGTGGGCAATGATGGCCATGCTCCAGCTGCATGGCTCGCTGCGGATTTTGCGCAAGCGAAGGCGCGCGGCGCGAAACGATTCTTCGTTTTTGGCCATAAACCGGCCTACACCTATTTCTATAAGCCTGGGATTGATCTGGAAGGGATGGATAAATTTCCAGAAAATCAGCAGGCATTCTGGCAAACCATTGAGCAGTATGGCGCGACTTACTTCTGCGGGCACGAGCATATCTACAATGTGATGCAGCCGACGCTGGCGAGCGGTGGCAAGGCGTATCAGGTGATGGTGGGCTCGGGTGGTTCGCCATTTAGTGCTGAACCCGCGGATAGCCAAAATCCTAACGATCGCATGTATGCATGGGCGGTCGTGAAAGTGCATGCCAGTGGCAAGGTGGTGATTGAGGCGCATGGCTTTGACGAGCGCTATGGCCCAACACGGTTACTGAAGCGCGTTACTCTGTAACGGTGGAACCAATTTCAGCCAAATAAAACCTGCGCCAGCAGGTTTCAGATTGATAACAAACCCCGCTCGCTCAGCGAGGCTCCCCTCAAGGAGGGGACGGGAGGGGTGGGAGTAAAACATCAAGGCTGCAGATTTAAGGCCTTATTTCTAAGCTCGGCTTGGCCGAGACTTGAAAAGAGTGATTTTCCACTTTGTCAGTAGCCTGAAACCTGCGTAAGCAGGTTTTTTATTTGGTGCAAGCGTGTTAGGCGCACTAAGCTAAAGCATCTTTGCTGTTGTGAACTATCAATCGCATTTGCTCTGGAGTGCCCCTATGTCCACTACCCTGACCGCTGCTCAATTCGACCTTTCGCAGCAGGATGTTGAAAAAGTTTTCAGCTCGATCTCGATTCCAACCTGCCCAGCTGTCGTTAGCGAGGTGATGGCGGAGATGGAAAAAGAAGACCCGGATATCCGGCGGGTGGCCGAGTCGATTGCGGCCGATCCGGGGATGGTGGCGGTCACTTTGAAATTAGCCAATTCGCCGCTGTTTCGTGCGGGTGGGCAAACCAGCAGTATTCAGCATGCTTTAGAGCGCTTGGGTACCCGTAATATCAATTGCGTGGTGATTGCCTCGGCGCTGCGATCAGCGATGGAAGGCGTGGCGAGTAAATATTTGGCGCATTTCTGGTCGCGGGCATCGTCGCTGGCGATGGCGGCTGGTTTAATTGCCCGTCGGCAATTTGGTGTGGCGCCAGATGCCGCGTACACCTATGCCTTGTTCCATAATGCCGGTCAGCCCTTGATGATGCAGCGCTACCCAGAATATGAAAAGGTGTTGGCGCAATGCCGACGCGATAAATTAATGGTGCATCAGGTGGAAGGGCAATATTTTCCCTGTACTCACCCAGTGATTGGCGCCTTGCTGGTGCGTAATTGGGGCTTGCCCAGCCTGGTGGGGCAGGCGATTCGCTTTCATCATGAACCCGATTTATATGATTTACCCGATAAAACCCTACCCGGTGGTGCGGTATCGCTGATCGCCGTAACGCATATTGCCGAATATTTATCCCTCGAGATGGATCAAGAGCCTGATCTTGAGGTGGGCGACGCGCATTTCACGCGCGCGCTGGCTTATTTTGGGATTGATAGCGATGAATTGGATGCGCTGCGCGAAATTATCCTCACCGCCCGTGGTAGTTAGTGTTGCCGCATAGCTGTAGCGAGCGGCAAGTAATTAATCTTGAGCCCCGTCAACGGGGCTTTGTTTTTGCGCACATGCGAAAAATATTTTTCTAAACTTAAGTTTCGCTTCATACAAGATTGTTTTAATACGCTGGCAGTATCACTTAAACCACTCAGGAGCTTGATGATGAAACTAATGACTTTGACCGCTGTAGCCGCTTTGACTTTGTCTTCATTGACCTTTGCAAGCGCCAACTGTACCAAACACCCGAAAGCTGAATGGATGAAAGAAGCCGATGCCAAGGCCAAAATCGAAGGCATGGGCTACAAGATTAAAAAATTTAAAGTTTCTGGCGAATGCTATGAAATTTATGGCCACAACAAAGAAGGCAAAAAAGCCGAGGTCTATTTCGATAGCAAAACTCTGGATATCGTAAAAGCTGAAATCGATTAATAGGTATATGTCTGTAGGTATTGCTTGGCAATGCCTACGTTCATATACCTGTTGTAATGGTGGGTGAAGATATGGATAAGATTAAAGTTTGGGACCCGGTGGTACGCGTGCTGCACTGGAGTTTGGCGGCGGCAGTGCTGATTAATTTTTTGAACGAAGGTGGTGACACCTGGCATCGTTGGGAAGGCTATGCCGCGCTGGGTTTGGTGCTCACACGGATTATCTGGGGCTTTATCGGTAGCAAACATGCTCGGTTTAGCGACTGGTTTCCGACTCCTAGCCGCTTAATTCCTTACCTGCAAGGAATGCGTAAAGGTCAGCACCCGCGTTATTTAGGGCATAACCCGGCAGGGGCGGTGATGATGCTGTTTTTGCTGACGATGGTGCTGGGCATGGGGCTGACTGGTTACCTGATGGGCACTGATGCCTTCTGGGGTGAGGAATGGCTGGAAGAGTTGCACGAAATCATGGCGTATACCTTGCTAACCGGCGTAGGCTTGCATGTGCTGGCCGCGATTATCGAAAGCCATCGACATAAAGAAAACCTGCCTGCTGCCATGGTGCATGGCTATAAACGGGTGGCAGCACCAAATACAGAAACGAGCGTGGCGGCGGAGCCGCAGAACTAATGCGTTTATTGCTGGTAGAAGATGATGTATTGCTCGGCGAGGGCGTGCAAGATGGCTTGCTCGATGCGGGCTTTGCCGTTGATTGGTTACAAGACGGTGAAGCGGCCCGCACCGCCTTATCCACTCGGGATGAGTTTGATGCCGTTGTGCTCGACATTGCCTTACCCCGTTTAAATGGCTTGCAGTTGCTGGAATGGTTGCGCAGCCAAACCGGTGCTCACCTGCAGGATTTACCCGTATTACTCCTCACCGCCCGCGATGGTATTGATGACCGGATTGTTGGTCTCAATGCTGGTGCAGATGATTATTTGGTTAAGCCGTTTGCGTTGGGTGAGCTGGTGGCGCGCATTCATGCCTTGCTGCGCCGCGCCCAAGGGCGCAGCGGCAACGATTTATGTTGGCGTAATTTGCGCTTAGACCCCGCAAAACAAAGTGCCACGCTGCACGGCGAGCCGTTGCCACTGACTGCCATGGAATTTCGCCTGCTGCATGTGTTATTGGCCAATGCACCCAATTATCTGTCGCGCACGCAGCTGGATGACAAAATGTATGGCTGGGGTGGGGATGTCGAGAGTAATACACTGGACGTCCATCTTTCTCATTTGCGCAAAAAACTGGGCAGTGACGCGATTTTAAATATGCGTGGTTTGGGCTGGCGAATGGGGGATCCGCAATGATGGTGCGCCGCTGGACGCACTGGCTGAGTCATTCACTACTCTCGCGATTGACGGTCTTGATTTTGCTGGCCACCTTGCTGGCTTGGGCGGTATTTAGTGCGGTACTGCTGTACGAAGCGCGCAAGGAAACCACCGAACTGCTGGATAAGCAGCTTGCCGCCTATACCCAAATGCTGTGGCAAAATTTGGGCGATGAAGATGATCTCAATACCCTGCCTGCGCAGAGTAATCACCATCATGTGCGTTTGGCTTTTACGCTGTATCACAGCGATGGCTCCGTGCAGGCGAGTAATATCCAACCCACATTCCCACGGCAAGCCCCGCAAAGTGCGGGTTTACTCAATTTACGATTAGCAGGGCAAGACTGGCGCATCTGCGTGCGGCAGGATCAGAATCGCCAATTAATTGTGGGTGAGCCCTTGTATCACCATCGCAAGATCGCCAATGAGATGGCAGAACATTTAGGCGAAACGGCGTTGCTGGCTCTGGTAATTTTACTGCCGCTATTATTGCTGGCGATCCGTCGTGGCTTGCAGCCATTGCGCAGTGTAGATGCCGAGTTGGCGCAACGCGCCCCAGATAATTTAAGCCCGCTCGATTTGCAGGTCCCCAGCGAAATTGTGCCGCTGCATGATCGCCTAAATGCGCTGTTTGCCCAAGTGAGTGATACCTTGGCGCGCGAACGACGCTTTACCGCGGATGCGGCGCATGAATTGCGCACTCCGCTGGCTGGGCTGCGGGTACAAATTGAATTGGCACAAAGTAGTCCGCGTCCCGAAACGCGTGTTAAAGCGCTGGGGCGCGCCTTGGAAGGCATTGATCGTACCACCCGCCTAGTGGCACAACTATTGGAAATGTCACGGCTGGAATATGGTGAAAGCCCGCATTTTAGCCCCGTCAATTTAGGTGAATTGGCGCAGCAAGCCTTACGGGACGCAGGGTTGCCGAGCGATGATGCTCATTTGCAGCTGAATGCCCCCGCTACGATTGCTGGACATGCCTTATTGCTCAACTTATTGCTGCGCAATTTACTGGATAATGCCAAACGCTATGCGGGTCAGGCGGTACAGATTGTGGTGCAGCTTGATGGTGACCACCTGCGTGTGTCTGACGATGGCCCGGGGGTGGATGCAGAAACCTTGCAGCGTTTAGGCGAGCGATTTTATCGTCCCGCAGGCCAAACCCAGCTTGGCGCTGGGCTGGGCTTGTCGATTGTGTTGCGCATCGCGCAATTGCACGGCGCCAAAGTGGTATTTTCAAATCGTACCGAGGGTGGTTTTTCGGTGGGTATCCAGTTCAAAGCTATATAAGGAATGAAGAAGTGAGCAATACACCCCATACGCATAAGCATTATCCTGATGGCGAGCAGCATGCACACCCGCATGATCGCCCAGGTGGCCACAATGCGCATCATGATCATCGTCACGACCATAGTCACCATCATCATGATCACGCCGCACCTACGTCGCAAAAAAGGTTGCTGGTGGCGTTGATTGTGACCTTTGGTTTTGCCTTTGTTGAGTTGGCAGGGGGGTTTTGGTCTGGCTCACTGGCGCTGATTTCCGATGCTGGTCATATGATGACCGACAGTGCTGCCTTGCTATTGGCCTTAATCGCCAATGTGATCGGCCAGCGCCCAGCCAATGCCGCCAAATCGTATGGTTATGCACGCGCTGAGTTGATTGGCGCGCTGCTTAATAGCGTCACAATGATTGCACTGGTGGTATGGATTATTGTTGAAGCTGTTCAGCGCTTACTGCATCCAGAACCGGTCAATGGGTTGGGGGTGATGGTGATTGCGGTGATTGGCTTGCTGGTCAATGTAGTATCGGCTTGGCAGCTTTCGCATGATCATGACAATCTGAATAGTCGTGCTGCATTAATTCACGTATTGGGTGATTTGCTCGGCTCGGTGGCTGCTATCGCTGCGGGCGCGGTGATTTATTACACCGGCTGGAAACCAATTGATCCTATTTTGTCGATTGCTGTTTCGCTACTAATTCTGCGCTCGACATGGGCCTTGCTCAAAACATCGACCCATCTGCTGATGGATGGTGTGCCTGATGGTTTGAATTTGGAAGCGGTGGCGGCCGAAATTAGCGCGACCCCCGGTATTGTTGAACTACATGATCTGCATGTCTGGAGTATTGGTGGCAAACGTACTGCATTATCTGCACATCTGATTATTGCGGATGCTAATGCTTGGCCGCGCATGATCTTGCAGCTTAACGCGATGCTGGAAGAAAAATACCACATTAACCATGTTACGCTGCAGCCAGCATGGCTTAGCGAGCATGAAGGTGAAAATGTGCCGATGATCCGGATCTCACATTAACTGTACGCTCGTGATAGCATTTGCTTTTTTGGGACGGGGATACACCATGCGCGTGGCGCTATTGATGTTGATGCTAGTGAGCGCATTGTCTTTCGCAGAAGAAATGGCGCCTAAGAATGCAACGGGATCGGGAGACGGGGTAGGGATCGTCAAATCATGGCTCAATGGTGAGCGGCCAGTGCCGGTTGAAAGCGAATTTGTGACGCCAAAAATCAGTGCTTTGCAGCAATGGGCAGATTTTAATGTGCCACAAGCAGGGGCAAAGACCCAGTTCCAGTTGGCATTGGATAGCATTACCGTGGGGCCTGATGAAATCGTGCGCTATGTTGTAGCCGTTAAGCCTAAAGCCGGCAATGTGACCACGCTGGTTTTTGAAGGTATTGATTGCGCCTCAAATCAATATCGTCGTTACGCAAATGCCACCAGCAAAGATGCCGAATGGCGACAAAGCAATAAAAAAGAATGGCAACTGATCAGCAAAAACGGCCATAACGCTTGGCAAGGTTATTTGGCTGATGATTTCTGCCGTTTCAGTGCGCCATGGGCGGTTGAGACCATCAAGAAGTCATTTGGTGTGGCTAAGTTTATGGGTGATTGCGCCGTGTGTTCGGGGCAGTAAACCTTTTAGCCTTTGCGTTTTTGTTGTTGCAATTTTAGCCAGCCGATTGCTTGTGCAATCGGCTGTTGCCATTCATTGAAGCTCGTTTGTCGCGCAATTTGTAGCGACGTATACCATGGGCTATCGTGGCGCA from Chitinibacter fontanus encodes:
- a CDS encoding metallophosphoesterase family protein, whose protein sequence is MRLQSIVSVCTTLSLFIAVNGYAAEKDPVVATFATVGDSREEPSDKLNAQDKIWLQNTKAWSRIMREIQTQKPHALFFNGDMIMGYTTDKNALNRQYAYWRGMVTTLQENGTYVLPVPGNHEVQEKFKDNGKTKKIARQSNEDSWRENMGDLIVDAGRWKATVGSDLQAFDVKNVPQIGSADNISTDQSQLSYSFDFAGQHFAVINTDPVGNDGHAPAAWLAADFAQAKARGAKRFFVFGHKPAYTYFYKPGIDLEGMDKFPENQQAFWQTIEQYGATYFCGHEHIYNVMQPTLASGGKAYQVMVGSGGSPFSAEPADSQNPNDRMYAWAVVKVHASGKVVIEAHGFDERYGPTRLLKRVTL
- a CDS encoding HDOD domain-containing protein, with translation MSTTLTAAQFDLSQQDVEKVFSSISIPTCPAVVSEVMAEMEKEDPDIRRVAESIAADPGMVAVTLKLANSPLFRAGGQTSSIQHALERLGTRNINCVVIASALRSAMEGVASKYLAHFWSRASSLAMAAGLIARRQFGVAPDAAYTYALFHNAGQPLMMQRYPEYEKVLAQCRRDKLMVHQVEGQYFPCTHPVIGALLVRNWGLPSLVGQAIRFHHEPDLYDLPDKTLPGGAVSLIAVTHIAEYLSLEMDQEPDLEVGDAHFTRALAYFGIDSDELDALREIILTARGS
- a CDS encoding PepSY domain-containing protein, whose translation is MMKLMTLTAVAALTLSSLTFASANCTKHPKAEWMKEADAKAKIEGMGYKIKKFKVSGECYEIYGHNKEGKKAEVYFDSKTLDIVKAEID
- a CDS encoding cytochrome b/b6 domain-containing protein, with the translated sequence MDKIKVWDPVVRVLHWSLAAAVLINFLNEGGDTWHRWEGYAALGLVLTRIIWGFIGSKHARFSDWFPTPSRLIPYLQGMRKGQHPRYLGHNPAGAVMMLFLLTMVLGMGLTGYLMGTDAFWGEEWLEELHEIMAYTLLTGVGLHVLAAIIESHRHKENLPAAMVHGYKRVAAPNTETSVAAEPQN
- a CDS encoding response regulator transcription factor, whose protein sequence is MRLLLVEDDVLLGEGVQDGLLDAGFAVDWLQDGEAARTALSTRDEFDAVVLDIALPRLNGLQLLEWLRSQTGAHLQDLPVLLLTARDGIDDRIVGLNAGADDYLVKPFALGELVARIHALLRRAQGRSGNDLCWRNLRLDPAKQSATLHGEPLPLTAMEFRLLHVLLANAPNYLSRTQLDDKMYGWGGDVESNTLDVHLSHLRKKLGSDAILNMRGLGWRMGDPQ
- a CDS encoding ATP-binding protein, encoding MMVRRWTHWLSHSLLSRLTVLILLATLLAWAVFSAVLLYEARKETTELLDKQLAAYTQMLWQNLGDEDDLNTLPAQSNHHHVRLAFTLYHSDGSVQASNIQPTFPRQAPQSAGLLNLRLAGQDWRICVRQDQNRQLIVGEPLYHHRKIANEMAEHLGETALLALVILLPLLLLAIRRGLQPLRSVDAELAQRAPDNLSPLDLQVPSEIVPLHDRLNALFAQVSDTLARERRFTADAAHELRTPLAGLRVQIELAQSSPRPETRVKALGRALEGIDRTTRLVAQLLEMSRLEYGESPHFSPVNLGELAQQALRDAGLPSDDAHLQLNAPATIAGHALLLNLLLRNLLDNAKRYAGQAVQIVVQLDGDHLRVSDDGPGVDAETLQRLGERFYRPAGQTQLGAGLGLSIVLRIAQLHGAKVVFSNRTEGGFSVGIQFKAI
- a CDS encoding cation diffusion facilitator family transporter; this translates as MSNTPHTHKHYPDGEQHAHPHDRPGGHNAHHDHRHDHSHHHHDHAAPTSQKRLLVALIVTFGFAFVELAGGFWSGSLALISDAGHMMTDSAALLLALIANVIGQRPANAAKSYGYARAELIGALLNSVTMIALVVWIIVEAVQRLLHPEPVNGLGVMVIAVIGLLVNVVSAWQLSHDHDNLNSRAALIHVLGDLLGSVAAIAAGAVIYYTGWKPIDPILSIAVSLLILRSTWALLKTSTHLLMDGVPDGLNLEAVAAEISATPGIVELHDLHVWSIGGKRTALSAHLIIADANAWPRMILQLNAMLEEKYHINHVTLQPAWLSEHEGENVPMIRISH
- a CDS encoding CNP1-like family protein, with the translated sequence MRVALLMLMLVSALSFAEEMAPKNATGSGDGVGIVKSWLNGERPVPVESEFVTPKISALQQWADFNVPQAGAKTQFQLALDSITVGPDEIVRYVVAVKPKAGNVTTLVFEGIDCASNQYRRYANATSKDAEWRQSNKKEWQLISKNGHNAWQGYLADDFCRFSAPWAVETIKKSFGVAKFMGDCAVCSGQ